A single region of the Deefgea piscis genome encodes:
- a CDS encoding DapH/DapD/GlmU-related protein translates to MIHQAAVISDKAVIGKNVTIMPFAVIGDVSIGDNCIIHPHVVIADGVVLGNAVEIFPGAFIGKEPKGAGALARQPEFERIVKIGNECSIGPNAVIFYDVIIGDNTLLGDGASIREKCTIGSRCILSRYVTVNYNTKIGDRTKVMDCTHITGNAIIGNDVFISLLVGTTNDNVVRAGYSDHVVGPIIEDNVVIGVGASLLPAVVIGEGSTIGAGSVVTKNVKQKTLVAGVPARFVKSIE, encoded by the coding sequence ATGATACATCAAGCCGCTGTTATATCCGATAAAGCCGTAATCGGTAAAAATGTAACTATTATGCCTTTTGCAGTAATTGGCGATGTATCAATCGGAGATAATTGTATTATTCATCCACATGTGGTTATTGCTGATGGCGTTGTTTTGGGTAATGCTGTAGAGATATTTCCAGGTGCTTTCATTGGTAAAGAGCCAAAAGGTGCAGGTGCTTTAGCTCGTCAGCCAGAGTTTGAACGTATTGTAAAAATTGGCAATGAATGCTCAATTGGACCGAATGCAGTTATTTTTTACGATGTAATTATTGGTGATAATACATTATTAGGTGATGGCGCATCCATTCGAGAAAAATGCACAATTGGTAGCCGCTGTATTTTAAGTCGCTATGTTACTGTGAATTACAATACAAAAATTGGCGATCGCACTAAAGTTATGGATTGCACGCATATTACGGGCAATGCCATTATTGGCAATGATGTATTTATTAGTTTATTAGTTGGTACAACAAACGACAATGTAGTCCGTGCTGGATATTCTGATCATGTTGTTGGCCCTATCATTGAAGATAATGTAGTGATTGGTGTTGGCGCATCATTATTACCCGCAGTGGTGATTGGTGAAGGATCAACCATTGGTGCGGGCTCAGTTGTTACCAAAAATGTTAAACAGAAAACTTTAGTTGCCGGTGTTCCTGCACGTTTTGTAAAGAGTATTGAATAA
- a CDS encoding EpsG family protein — protein MYFIIVSVFLFLFASLNRRNISYRVFFIFPVLVLPVIVLNIYFQGEDWVNYRNFAMSGAVLSTPELAFNFLFKALYYFSGSLYPLAVYLYYVIAFLLIYYFFCFYGNGFFELKTRYFIFFVSGLFFIFGPTLVAEQLRQFLALIIVLFASSKCVKRQWLHCLALVLLASFFHISAIVFISVFFCCSFFNKKRYFIVSSIFLSIGLYFSVVSVALLSSGFVADKVETYLKAYSFGFGIRHLICLFYIVTYVSCIDERKLERPYLFLNRISFFGAVLMLTAVYLPFLDRYAGYFLVFMFLNVLYGVCYKKSAYVLNFISIVLFLVFTFGYYRNSIAPFDFFVFRNEINSLFFGDIDFDRRAFDIQDNQLYLMKERGMLEVRSDM, from the coding sequence GTGTACTTTATAATAGTTTCAGTTTTTTTATTTTTATTTGCGTCACTTAATAGAAGAAATATATCTTATAGGGTTTTTTTTATATTCCCAGTTCTGGTTCTGCCTGTGATAGTGCTCAATATATATTTTCAAGGTGAGGATTGGGTTAATTATAGAAATTTCGCAATGTCTGGAGCGGTATTGTCAACGCCAGAATTAGCGTTTAATTTTTTATTCAAAGCGTTATATTATTTTAGTGGATCTTTATATCCATTGGCAGTGTATTTATACTATGTAATTGCTTTTTTATTGATTTATTATTTTTTTTGTTTTTATGGGAATGGTTTTTTTGAACTAAAAACTAGATACTTTATTTTTTTTGTTTCTGGTCTTTTTTTTATTTTTGGCCCGACTTTAGTCGCAGAGCAACTCAGACAATTTCTTGCTTTGATAATTGTTTTGTTTGCATCTTCGAAGTGTGTTAAGAGACAGTGGTTACACTGTTTGGCTTTAGTCTTATTAGCATCATTTTTTCATATTTCAGCAATTGTATTTATATCCGTATTTTTCTGTTGTAGCTTTTTCAATAAAAAAAGATATTTCATAGTGAGCAGTATTTTCTTGAGTATTGGATTGTATTTTTCTGTAGTTTCTGTTGCATTGTTATCTAGTGGTTTTGTTGCTGATAAAGTAGAGACTTATTTGAAAGCATATTCATTTGGCTTTGGTATACGGCATTTAATTTGTTTGTTTTACATCGTAACATATGTTTCTTGTATTGATGAGCGGAAGTTAGAGCGTCCTTATTTGTTTTTGAATCGAATAAGTTTTTTTGGTGCGGTATTGATGCTTACAGCTGTGTACTTACCTTTTTTAGATAGGTATGCAGGTTATTTTTTAGTATTTATGTTTTTGAATGTACTTTATGGTGTGTGTTATAAAAAATCGGCGTATGTATTGAATTTTATTTCTATAGTTCTTTTCTTGGTTTTTACTTTTGGTTACTACAGAAATAGTATTGCACCATTTGACTTTTTTGTTTTCAGGAATGAAATAAATTCTTTATTTTTTGGTGATATTGATTTTGATCGTCGTGCATTTGATATTCAAGATAATCAGTTGTATTTAATGAAAGAGCGTGGAATGTTAGAAGTTAGGTCCGATATGTAA
- a CDS encoding glycosyltransferase, with protein MKILLVITGLGMGGAERQVCDLADQFSALNHDVLLVSLNSDLINKPRNKGVKLVSIDMKKTFFGFFISFLKMRKIILEFKPDVIHSHMVHANIFTRLLRVFTPINKLICTAHSTNEGGWLRMKAYCYTDFLADISTNVSEEAVEAFILQGAVTREKMIAVHNGINIDLFDFNDQSRKNVRSLLSINDQTPLILAVGRLVTAKDYPNLLDAFSKIDTTVELPHLAIIGVGQLHAELKLLAENLEIIDRVHFLGIQRDIPSFLSAADLFVLSSAWEGFGLVVAEAMACRRVVVATDCGGVSEVISNFGFLVKPKDSQALRYAMESALSLNDKERSSIGESARNFIVSNYSLKSIANKWISLYSVNVNEC; from the coding sequence ATGAAAATACTACTTGTAATTACAGGTTTAGGAATGGGTGGTGCTGAGCGGCAAGTGTGTGATCTTGCAGACCAGTTTTCAGCATTAAATCACGATGTTTTACTTGTTTCATTGAATTCAGATTTAATTAATAAACCTAGAAATAAAGGGGTGAAATTAGTAAGTATTGATATGAAAAAAACTTTTTTTGGTTTTTTTATATCGTTTTTAAAAATGAGAAAAATTATATTAGAATTTAAACCTGATGTGATTCATAGTCATATGGTTCATGCTAATATATTTACAAGGTTGTTAAGGGTTTTCACTCCTATCAATAAACTAATTTGTACTGCACATAGTACAAATGAAGGAGGTTGGTTAAGAATGAAAGCTTATTGTTATACTGATTTCTTGGCTGATATATCAACAAATGTTAGTGAAGAGGCTGTAGAAGCTTTCATTTTACAGGGAGCAGTGACTCGAGAGAAAATGATTGCTGTTCATAATGGGATTAATATTGATCTGTTTGATTTTAATGATCAGAGTCGAAAAAATGTTCGTAGTTTATTGTCAATAAATGACCAAACGCCTTTGATTTTGGCCGTTGGGAGGTTAGTTACTGCTAAAGATTACCCTAATTTGTTAGATGCATTTAGCAAAATCGATACAACAGTAGAATTACCACATCTTGCAATTATTGGGGTCGGACAGTTACATGCAGAACTTAAGCTTTTAGCTGAGAATCTAGAGATAATAGATCGTGTTCATTTTTTAGGAATCCAGCGTGATATCCCTTCTTTTTTAAGTGCCGCAGACCTATTTGTACTCTCTTCAGCGTGGGAAGGTTTTGGATTGGTTGTTGCTGAGGCTATGGCATGTCGACGTGTTGTTGTTGCTACTGATTGTGGTGGTGTGAGTGAAGTTATATCAAATTTTGGATTTTTAGTTAAACCAAAAGATAGCCAAGCTTTACGATATGCTATGGAAAGTGCACTAAGCCTGAATGATAAAGAACGTTCTAGTATCGGTGAGTCTGCACGTAATTTTATTGTGTCGAATTACTCACTAAAGAGTATTGCAAATAAATGGATCTCACTATATTCAGTAAATGTTAATGAATGTTAG
- a CDS encoding glycosyltransferase family 2 protein: MDVNNSIAQKEIVAVAVIAYNSSETIIETLNSILNQSYGSNNLELIISDDCSIDRTTEVVDSWLSLNAANFSSVRFIKNLNNGGISKNCNVAWKSSRATWIKTIAGDDILSIDCIKDNFEYVKANHGVGIVFSKMAHFKDKASNVCKVTPELSNIYFFCLSSQEQYQCLLIRSFNMAPTSFINKNILEDIGYCDEQYKLIEDLPLWLKITGSGYKLNFLDKITVLYRISDSLSNSVDRLVNVNFMRQLEVLYSQEVWPNLSAAQYWKRIDDRLMLWSWIIPAKLFNNKRCFLSLFFHYAIGSIRPSGVFKVLKRIKNRLKGEGCTL, translated from the coding sequence ATGGACGTTAATAATTCAATTGCTCAAAAAGAAATAGTTGCAGTTGCTGTGATTGCCTATAATTCGTCAGAGACTATCATAGAAACTTTGAATAGTATATTGAATCAGTCATATGGGTCAAATAACTTGGAGTTAATTATTAGTGATGACTGTTCGATAGATCGAACGACTGAGGTGGTAGATTCATGGTTATCTTTAAATGCTGCAAACTTTTCAAGTGTTAGATTTATCAAAAATTTAAATAATGGTGGTATATCAAAAAATTGTAATGTTGCATGGAAATCATCTAGAGCAACGTGGATAAAAACAATCGCTGGAGATGATATTCTTTCGATTGATTGCATTAAAGATAATTTTGAGTATGTCAAAGCGAACCATGGTGTTGGTATTGTTTTTTCTAAGATGGCTCATTTCAAAGATAAAGCTAGTAATGTTTGTAAAGTAACACCTGAATTAAGTAATATTTACTTTTTCTGTTTATCAAGTCAGGAGCAATATCAGTGTTTGTTAATTAGAAGTTTTAACATGGCACCGACCTCGTTTATAAACAAAAATATTTTAGAAGACATTGGTTATTGTGATGAACAGTATAAGTTAATTGAAGATTTGCCACTTTGGTTGAAAATTACTGGATCAGGTTATAAGTTGAATTTTTTAGATAAAATTACCGTTTTATATAGAATATCTGATTCTCTAAGTAATTCGGTTGATAGGCTTGTTAATGTTAATTTTATGAGGCAATTAGAAGTATTATATTCACAGGAAGTGTGGCCTAATTTATCGGCGGCTCAATATTGGAAGCGTATTGATGATCGTTTGATGCTATGGTCATGGATAATCCCAGCAAAGTTATTCAATAATAAACGTTGTTTTTTAAGTCTATTTTTTCATTATGCAATTGGTTCGATTAGACCTTCTGGCGTTTTTAAAGTGTTGAAAAGAATAAAAAATAGATTAAAGGGGGAGGGGTGTACTTTATAA
- a CDS encoding glycosyltransferase family 2 protein, whose amino-acid sequence MNISVITPVFNERLNVLRCYECLCNQTIDNFEWVLIDDGSTDNSVEVIEGIISKHSSESFNIRLIKQENKGAALARKLGIEVASSEFISILDCDDYLSLNAIELAVSKLKNEVDIVCFDVDFMENGLCKSTFNFNVDNWPVDGKTAFTKCIDGWGLHGWFVVRKSIILSSYSKIKNFGKINNINDDELVCRYCFFEARKIDHCKGKYFYVKNPCSTTNKVNLRYFMVVNTAIELNFFIRRNFKDDSIFLASNRNLISVFFGVFIRFVRWFSVIENKSEWLDSMYKIACEVDRTKLFKSLRLDVISVKIFLKLILVSLFKFVLTK is encoded by the coding sequence GTGAATATTTCTGTTATCACTCCTGTTTTTAATGAAAGATTAAATGTTTTACGATGCTATGAGTGCCTCTGCAATCAAACGATAGACAATTTTGAGTGGGTTTTAATTGATGATGGTTCTACTGACAATTCAGTGGAAGTGATTGAAGGAATAATTTCTAAACATTCGAGTGAAAGTTTTAATATTAGACTGATTAAGCAAGAAAATAAAGGTGCTGCGTTAGCAAGAAAGTTAGGAATTGAAGTTGCATCATCAGAATTTATATCTATTTTAGATTGTGATGATTATTTATCATTGAATGCTATAGAGTTGGCTGTAAGTAAATTAAAAAATGAAGTTGATATTGTATGTTTCGATGTTGATTTTATGGAAAATGGACTTTGTAAGAGTACATTTAATTTTAATGTTGATAATTGGCCCGTTGATGGAAAAACAGCATTCACTAAGTGCATCGATGGCTGGGGGCTACATGGGTGGTTTGTTGTAAGAAAATCAATAATACTATCTTCATATTCAAAAATTAAAAACTTTGGAAAGATTAATAACATTAATGATGATGAGCTTGTTTGTAGATATTGTTTTTTTGAGGCAAGAAAAATAGATCATTGTAAAGGTAAATATTTTTATGTTAAAAATCCGTGTTCGACCACTAATAAAGTTAATTTAAGGTATTTTATGGTTGTTAATACGGCTATTGAATTAAATTTCTTTATTAGAAGAAATTTCAAAGATGATTCTATATTTTTAGCTTCTAATAGAAATCTAATTTCTGTGTTTTTTGGGGTTTTTATTAGATTTGTTAGATGGTTTTCGGTTATTGAAAATAAGTCTGAGTGGCTTGATTCTATGTATAAGATTGCTTGTGAGGTTGATCGCACTAAATTATTTAAAAGCCTAAGATTAGATGTGATTTCGGTTAAGATTTTTTTGAAATTGATACTAGTTTCATTGTTTAAATTTGTTCTAACAAAGTGA
- a CDS encoding glycosyltransferase family 4 protein encodes MRVALLGTTVACVLGFRSGLIRALVQRGNVVYAFASDYTENSKHEVALLGAIPIDYKINRSGLNPFSDLICTLKLVKQFKDLKLDLVFSYFVKPVIFGSFAAKLAGVPKSIGMLEGLGYVFTDKENGSSTKEIFLKKVQLFLYHMSIPLLDSLIFLNHDDPVDLIVNNNIKAKSVHVLGGIGVDLKKFEFSPVNIDAISFLFVGRLLNEKGINEFIGAAKIVKKIHPEVKFVVLGGLDPDNPGSLSKESLDQLIQDDLIVYSGYVKDVKPWLINSSVFVLPSYREGVPLSTQEAMAIGRAVITTNVPGCRETVIDGKNGFLIPPWSSQVLAEKMIFLIDNPNKIKEMGEESAKIALEKFDEKIVNTKLLELLGISKEG; translated from the coding sequence ATGAGAGTAGCATTGCTGGGAACGACGGTTGCATGCGTGTTAGGATTTCGTTCAGGTTTGATTCGTGCGCTAGTTCAGCGTGGAAATGTAGTATATGCTTTTGCATCGGATTATACAGAAAACAGTAAGCATGAAGTTGCATTGTTAGGTGCAATTCCAATAGATTATAAAATTAATCGTTCTGGTCTTAATCCATTTTCAGATTTGATTTGCACACTTAAATTGGTTAAGCAATTTAAAGATTTAAAATTAGACTTAGTTTTTTCGTATTTTGTCAAGCCAGTAATTTTTGGATCATTTGCTGCCAAGTTGGCAGGTGTACCTAAAAGTATAGGGATGCTTGAAGGTTTGGGTTATGTGTTTACTGACAAGGAAAATGGTAGTTCAACTAAAGAAATTTTTTTAAAAAAGGTTCAATTATTTTTGTATCATATGTCTATACCGTTACTTGATTCTCTGATTTTTTTAAATCATGATGATCCAGTTGACTTAATTGTAAATAATAATATTAAGGCAAAATCTGTACATGTTTTAGGAGGGATTGGCGTAGATTTAAAAAAATTTGAATTTTCTCCAGTCAATATTGATGCAATCTCTTTTTTATTTGTTGGCCGACTTTTAAACGAAAAGGGGATAAATGAATTCATTGGTGCAGCAAAAATTGTGAAGAAAATTCATCCAGAGGTTAAATTTGTAGTATTAGGAGGATTGGACCCTGATAATCCAGGTTCTTTATCGAAAGAATCCTTAGATCAGTTGATTCAAGATGATCTAATTGTATACTCTGGTTATGTTAAGGACGTAAAACCATGGTTAATTAATTCAAGCGTTTTTGTTTTACCATCTTATCGAGAAGGAGTTCCTCTTAGTACGCAAGAAGCCATGGCAATTGGACGTGCCGTAATTACAACTAATGTACCAGGCTGCAGAGAAACAGTTATAGATGGTAAGAATGGGTTTTTAATTCCTCCTTGGTCTAGTCAAGTATTGGCAGAAAAAATGATATTTCTCATAGATAATCCAAATAAAATAAAAGAAATGGGCGAAGAAAGCGCTAAGATTGCACTCGAAAAATTTGATGAAAAAATTGTAAATACTAAATTGCTTGAATTGCTCGGAATTTCAAAAGAAGGTTGA
- a CDS encoding UDP-glucose 4-epimerase family protein has product MLLITGSNGFLGAALCTFLNDIKIDYKSVSRRGYAGSISVGNIDAHTQWSEALRDIDVIVHAAARVHVMNDASLDPLTEFRKVNVEGTLNLARQAVAAGVSRFVFISSIKVNGESTELGLPFFADDLAVPLDPYGVSKYEAEQGLLQLAKETGLEVVIIRPPLVYGPGVKANFAAMMKWLNKGIPLPLGAIHNQRSLVALDNLVDLIVTCIDHPAAANQIFLAGDGEDLSTTELLQKMAKALDVSSRLIPVPMWCLQFGARLFGKQAMAQRLCGSLQVDISKARNVLGWRPPLTVDEALQKTADDFLQRNA; this is encoded by the coding sequence ATGTTGCTTATTACTGGATCTAATGGTTTTTTAGGTGCTGCATTATGTACATTTTTAAATGACATAAAAATTGATTATAAATCTGTAAGTCGTAGAGGCTATGCTGGCTCTATTTCAGTTGGCAACATTGATGCACATACGCAATGGTCTGAAGCGTTACGCGATATTGATGTGATTGTGCATGCAGCAGCCCGTGTCCATGTGATGAATGATGCTTCGCTTGATCCGCTTACCGAGTTTCGCAAAGTGAATGTTGAGGGGACTTTAAATTTGGCACGGCAAGCTGTTGCTGCTGGTGTTAGTCGATTTGTTTTTATTAGTTCAATTAAGGTCAATGGCGAATCAACAGAATTGGGTTTGCCATTTTTTGCTGATGATCTCGCCGTTCCACTTGATCCCTATGGTGTTTCAAAATATGAGGCCGAGCAGGGCTTGCTGCAGTTGGCCAAAGAAACGGGTTTAGAGGTGGTTATTATTCGCCCGCCATTAGTTTATGGCCCAGGAGTTAAAGCTAATTTTGCAGCAATGATGAAATGGTTAAATAAAGGCATTCCATTACCATTAGGTGCAATTCATAATCAACGGAGTTTGGTGGCATTAGATAATTTAGTTGATTTGATTGTGACTTGTATTGATCATCCTGCCGCAGCAAATCAGATTTTTTTAGCAGGGGATGGTGAGGATTTGTCGACGACCGAACTCTTGCAAAAAATGGCTAAAGCTTTAGATGTATCTTCTCGATTGATTCCTGTACCAATGTGGTGCTTACAGTTTGGTGCTAGATTATTCGGTAAGCAAGCGATGGCGCAGCGTTTGTGCGGCTCATTGCAAGTGGATATTTCAAAAGCTAGAAATGTATTAGGCTGGAGACCGCCATTGACTGTCGATGAGGCATTACAAAAAACTGCAGATGATTTTTTGCAGCGTAATGCTTAA
- a CDS encoding DegT/DnrJ/EryC1/StrS family aminotransferase: MIPFLDLKAINLAHRDELINAFTRVIDSGWYVLGNEVKQFEASFADYCNVDHCVGVSNGLDALHLILRAYGIGAGDEVIVPTNTYIATWLAATYAGATPVPVEPCIDTYNIDPSLIEAAITPRTKAIIAVHLYGQPADMDPIMAIAEKHGLKVIEDAAQAHGALYKGRKVGSLGHAAGFSFYPGKNLGAIGDAGAVTTNDAELAEKVRVLVNYGSKVKYHNEVQGFNCRLDELQAALLAVKLPALDQETARRKEIAAQYTVALQELDLVLPSIMDNAESAWHLYVVRSKNRDQLQIDLSANGVATMIHYPIPPHQQPAYAEFNGVSYPIAEQIHQQVLSLPMGPTMSHDDVSKVINVIIELLK, from the coding sequence ATGATTCCATTTCTTGATTTAAAAGCCATTAATTTAGCGCACCGCGATGAATTAATTAATGCATTTACTCGCGTTATCGATTCTGGATGGTATGTATTAGGTAATGAAGTCAAACAATTTGAAGCATCATTTGCAGATTACTGCAACGTTGATCATTGTGTGGGTGTGAGTAATGGTCTGGATGCATTGCATTTGATTTTACGTGCTTATGGCATTGGTGCTGGTGATGAAGTCATTGTACCGACCAATACCTATATTGCTACCTGGTTAGCGGCTACGTATGCAGGCGCAACGCCCGTGCCAGTTGAGCCATGTATAGATACCTATAATATTGATCCAAGTTTGATTGAGGCAGCAATTACCCCGCGTACTAAAGCGATTATTGCAGTGCATTTATATGGGCAGCCAGCCGATATGGATCCAATTATGGCGATTGCCGAAAAACACGGTTTAAAAGTCATTGAGGATGCTGCGCAGGCCCATGGTGCTTTATATAAAGGTCGCAAAGTCGGTAGCCTTGGTCATGCGGCAGGATTTAGTTTTTATCCGGGTAAAAATTTAGGTGCGATTGGTGATGCAGGCGCAGTCACTACCAATGATGCGGAGCTTGCAGAGAAAGTTCGAGTATTGGTTAATTATGGTTCAAAAGTGAAATACCATAATGAAGTGCAAGGATTTAATTGTCGATTGGATGAATTACAAGCTGCATTATTGGCAGTTAAATTACCAGCACTAGACCAAGAAACAGCCCGTAGAAAAGAAATTGCAGCGCAATACACTGTAGCTCTACAAGAATTAGATCTCGTATTGCCATCGATTATGGATAATGCTGAATCAGCATGGCATTTATATGTTGTTCGAAGCAAGAATAGGGATCAGTTACAAATAGATTTATCGGCTAATGGTGTCGCTACGATGATTCATTATCCAATCCCACCACACCAACAGCCTGCATATGCTGAGTTTAATGGTGTTAGTTATCCAATTGCAGAGCAAATTCATCAGCAAGTATTAAGTCTACCGATGGGACCGACAATGTCTCATGATGACGTATCCAAAGTAATTAATGTAATTATTGAGTTGTTAAAATGA
- a CDS encoding sugar transferase, whose translation MLKRCFDFLLAFMVSLFFILPIIVVAILVRLTSKGSALYWSDRVGMNNRIFKMPKFRSMRIDTPAVATHLLADPKACLTPIGGFLRKSSLDELPQLWSILVGDMSFVGPRPALFNQDDLIALRTEKGVDRIRPGLTGWAQINGRDELPIPVKVGFDVEYLQRRSFVFDLKILLLTFLKVIRRDGITH comes from the coding sequence ATGTTGAAGCGCTGTTTTGATTTTTTGCTGGCTTTCATGGTGAGTTTATTTTTTATTCTGCCTATTATTGTTGTCGCCATACTGGTTCGACTGACTTCGAAAGGCTCTGCTTTATATTGGTCTGATCGGGTAGGGATGAATAATCGCATTTTCAAAATGCCTAAATTTCGCTCGATGCGTATTGATACGCCAGCGGTTGCGACGCATTTATTGGCTGATCCCAAGGCATGTTTAACGCCGATTGGTGGCTTTTTGCGTAAATCAAGTTTGGATGAATTGCCGCAATTGTGGAGTATTTTAGTCGGTGATATGAGCTTTGTTGGGCCACGGCCTGCGCTATTTAATCAAGATGACTTAATTGCACTACGCACTGAAAAAGGCGTTGATCGTATTCGCCCGGGCCTCACCGGCTGGGCACAAATTAATGGCCGTGATGAATTGCCGATCCCAGTTAAGGTCGGTTTTGATGTTGAGTATTTACAGCGACGGTCATTTGTCTTTGATTTAAAAATCCTGCTGCTGACCTTTTTAAAGGTCATTCGCCGTGATGGGATAACGCATTGA
- a CDS encoding sugar 3,4-ketoisomerase, producing the protein MIVNLIQLQKHGDERGALVALEENKNIPFPIKRVYYLFATQQGVRRGFHAHKQLRQVAIVIRGSCRFHLDDGKEKIELLLDNPAQGLLIEPLVWHEMYDFSEDCVLMVLADDFYSESDYLRSYEEFINIVNGEKK; encoded by the coding sequence ATGATTGTAAATTTAATTCAATTGCAAAAACATGGTGATGAACGTGGTGCATTAGTTGCTCTGGAAGAAAATAAAAACATCCCATTTCCAATTAAGCGTGTGTATTATTTATTTGCTACTCAACAGGGTGTTCGTCGTGGTTTTCATGCACATAAGCAATTAAGGCAAGTGGCTATTGTTATTCGTGGTTCATGCCGGTTTCATTTGGATGATGGAAAAGAAAAAATAGAACTGCTGCTTGATAATCCCGCACAGGGCTTGTTGATTGAGCCATTAGTTTGGCATGAAATGTATGATTTTAGTGAAGATTGTGTGCTAATGGTTTTAGCTGATGATTTTTATAGTGAGAGTGATTATTTAAGAAGTTATGAAGAATTTATTAATATTGTTAATGGTGAAAAAAAATGA
- a CDS encoding O-antigen translocase, translated as MKLMQLSILSAVLTALRMITGIIISKFIAVYAGPTGLFMLGQLQSFVVGLNGLISNQIGQGVVRFSAENKENGYDACQPWWSAATSLLLITISVSFFIVTIFSQLISTWLFNNQSFFWIVLIVGFFLPFNCVNSIMMSALNGLGENKKNILGGTQSVLIMTILSLSMLYLYGLTGGLLAVAANNGIAGIFIFLKFYREPWVKIKYWFGSVDKNKKKILYGYMAMGIVGALTGPMALILIRNLISDTYSSDVAGLWQAVSRLSDAYILLIVSGVGMYYFPLAASISNSVSLKKETFKVFSLLMPVLLVSIFFVYFFRSFLIMVLYSNDFQAAESLIAPQLVGDFFRVLSFVPASILLAKGYIKVNIVAEIVMNLYLVGFVYCFIKGLGVVSANYAYASGYFIYFIFSCLFFLYHCRQLNKLNGVN; from the coding sequence ATGAAGTTAATGCAACTTTCAATCCTTAGTGCTGTATTAACAGCTTTAAGGATGATTACAGGCATAATAATTTCAAAATTTATTGCTGTCTATGCTGGTCCAACAGGATTGTTTATGTTGGGGCAATTGCAAAGCTTTGTTGTTGGGCTTAATGGGCTTATTTCTAATCAAATTGGCCAAGGAGTAGTACGTTTTAGTGCTGAAAATAAAGAAAACGGATACGATGCTTGCCAACCATGGTGGTCAGCCGCGACATCTCTATTGTTAATTACGATTAGTGTTTCTTTTTTTATAGTTACAATTTTTTCTCAATTAATATCAACGTGGCTATTTAATAATCAATCGTTTTTTTGGATCGTTCTTATTGTTGGGTTTTTCCTTCCATTCAATTGTGTTAATTCAATTATGATGAGTGCTTTGAATGGGCTAGGGGAGAATAAGAAAAACATTCTTGGTGGAACGCAGTCAGTATTAATTATGACTATATTGTCATTATCGATGTTGTATCTGTATGGCCTGACTGGTGGCTTATTAGCTGTCGCTGCTAATAATGGTATTGCGGGTATATTTATTTTTTTAAAGTTTTATAGAGAACCTTGGGTTAAAATAAAATATTGGTTTGGCTCAGTCGATAAGAACAAAAAAAAAATATTGTATGGCTATATGGCTATGGGAATCGTCGGTGCCTTAACTGGCCCAATGGCTTTAATATTAATAAGAAATTTGATTTCAGATACGTACTCATCTGATGTAGCTGGATTATGGCAAGCTGTGTCAAGATTATCTGATGCCTATATATTATTAATTGTTTCAGGTGTTGGAATGTATTATTTTCCTTTAGCGGCATCTATTTCTAACTCTGTTAGTCTTAAGAAGGAAACTTTTAAAGTTTTTTCTTTGTTGATGCCTGTCTTATTAGTCTCTATATTTTTTGTGTATTTTTTTCGTTCGTTTTTAATTATGGTATTGTATTCTAATGATTTTCAAGCTGCAGAAAGCTTGATTGCACCTCAATTGGTAGGAGATTTTTTTCGAGTTCTATCGTTTGTTCCCGCTAGTATTTTATTGGCTAAAGGCTATATAAAGGTGAATATTGTCGCTGAGATTGTAATGAATCTTTATTTAGTTGGTTTTGTCTATTGCTTCATAAAGGGACTTGGTGTGGTTTCTGCTAATTATGCATATGCAAGTGGATATTTTATATATTTTATTTTTTCTTGCTTGTTCTTTTTATATCATTGCCGTCAGCTAAATAAATTAAATGGAGTGAATTAG